A stretch of the Acyrthosiphon pisum isolate AL4f chromosome A2, pea_aphid_22Mar2018_4r6ur, whole genome shotgun sequence genome encodes the following:
- the LOC100159009 gene encoding protein unc-13 homolog B isoform X4, translating into MEPEQNRNGGGRPTTTATAITTATATATATASTTTTNATTTVYGDQQAVEAALNEFIDKMTPRVNVLENEVMYAWRALDLLSDEYVKMWERIEKLETIIQNQQSVIGQMVEICAEPITSPSTYMGPPEVGDRPALSMIWEESEGSSSNGTKKPLEQRNVDYRAYEDRLLNEDQEKMDSVESAKEIFENIEQMERNMRQLYAEAQLDSWNDETERAAAAIDFYPINKPLTSSVGNLQNRMYPYMSPSIRSLPTIPKCEEPGYRSPTLFMDTTSQSTYMDDSYQPQSPPGSPPPPAPEDPVFPRSVSSALSLSLRQFHNSTKELDSLHQFHNSTKDLDTMHQFHNSSKDLDTLHQHRTGAIVTANKSDSGLSSMSGGLLSSYEKSPCSPGKRVFDQSYQISVAGPSGLTVVTCVTTAFDTDYPYYDRSTGVYSTAGQGYKYQTTNAQQSSISNVPDLLDVMSYKEYKKPTDRPYSGMTDALTYYPSTMNDTYYGRENDRPDNNPRYRYVTTPNFQIRCEDDGSRREEKTKKSKRNIIKSAMNSVSSSVSNWFPDVHLPQRHRSHSLPGGLEREPDAVSVHSETATTSKPRSWNTQRHGSRKKKKSIVSTMSGLLHKTAKPAPFQSSYSIADPEFAENEWTELKAGDRPTPPEPPPPVQPPESANIAIEQQEEEAQEQINEIQLPAEMFNGPTKEFAVSRKLSKYREHCKLSNGVPEGESSVIPVEKRNKSLEEQPVKPHEEFVQPTNNLRNFKMSSRQASLEVPWAGKGSADTEDDSRSNHSWRSTSRISSRRQSTEESIDSDDEWYCYELKQLEELEKKTHFERVFGPPMLPPPSARSESSILISKVDFKEKMSKAIEDIRRQSVDESFNEDAFEQEQSLDTVIEEELIQDDGPIRFKLMKVPDTPGGIRRDLPGQDLDLEPEQEPEQETETADEQMVVEEDESPGTPSLPRFKFDKNDLVDKEESGSKWKIVKALKEKKPDEINQDIGPPPTPIIENGRGSGENINRANGHPGDNPFYSNIDSMPDIRPRRKSIPLVSELTMAATKRNAGLASGVPRPTLNDEELKMHVYKKALQALIYPISSTTPHNFVSWTATSPTYCYECEGLLWGIARQGVRCTECGVKCHEKCKELLNADCLQRAAEKSSKHGAEDKAISIIQAMKDRMLQRERDHPEIFELIRTMFSVEPDMHIDSLEQAEAIVLEGTSKWSCKIEITVKCAQGLIAKDKSGTSDPYVTVQVGKVKKRTRTMPQELNPVWNEKFYFECHNSSDRIKVRVWDEDNDLKSRLRQKLTRESDDFLGQTIIEVRTLSGEMDVWYNLEKRTDKSAVSGAIRLHINVEIKGEEKVAPYHIQYTCLHENLFHSLCENNAGIVHLPQAKGEDGWKLYFESPAQDIVDEFAMRYGIESIYQAMTHFHCLSTKYLCPGVPAVMSTLLANINAYYAHTTSSSAVSASDRFAASNFGKEKFVKLLDQLHNSLRIDLSMYRNNFPASSQEKLMDLKSTVDLLTSITFFRMKVQELSSPPRASTVVKDCVKACLRSTYQFLFANCYDLYGREYQTDPNEKRDEDTGPKLDDLGFWDKLVALVASVIEEDRNSYAPVLSQFPAELNIGQLSAATMWSFFAVDMKYALEEHETHRLCKTSAYMNLHFKVKWLFTNYVKDAPPYKDAIPEYPSWFEPFVMQWLNENDDVSLEYLHGAFNRDKKDGFQRSSEHALFSNSVVDVFTQLTQCFGVISKLECPDPEISNRYMKRLAKTIVKVLLAYVDIVQKEFDAKELDERTACILMNNIQQLRVQLTKMFESMGGKQLEEDATDILNDLQTQLLKALDELSGKFGKSLEPQIKKSVKELGELLQSIKGGSQNPQQVSMMEVDEILRPLMDLMDGSLSLFAQTCEKPVLKRILRELWKLVIRILERSVVLPPMMDKSMILKNLSENARSLAANARIEDMSRLIRNHMAGKQDVKNALTGVMDMEKNLNTKQCRVLESALKTIKTYFHAGGNGLKKKYLDKSSDLLSLCYALSLYTRSTDELIKTFVLSQLHQVPQKNDPLPRQPSLMSGTEVKDEMDEMDYDEDDETEEEEALDEAEEDVKSMGSRMEKLFEISRRPLQENYVYEEPYGEISINVYIETHPTNNEFKLTVTVVAANTLVWPTTGMFRPFVEVNLIGPRLADKKRKQSTKSKSGSWSPRYNEAFVFSISAIEDLECYELHFCVKDYCFAREDRLVGVAVLQMRHVPIMVRTGEWLGLGRRIQMNETGWTILRILSQRYNDDVAKEFVKLKSETRQEDQSSVQGS; encoded by the exons ATGGAACCGGAACAAAATCGGAACGGTGGTGGCAGACCAACCACTACCGCCACCGCCATCACCACCGCCActgccaccgccaccgccaccgccagtACTACAACCACAAACGCAACCACTACCGTCTATGGCGACCAACAGGCTGTAGAGGCTGCGCTAAATGAGTTCATCGATAAAATGACACCCCGCGTTAACGTGTTGGAGAATGAAGTGATGTACGCATGGCGAGCTTTAGACTTATTGTCAGACGAGTACGTAAAAATGTGGGAGCGTATCGAAAAACTCGAAACCATTATTCAGAATCAACAGTCTGTCATCGGGCAAATGGTTGAGATATGTGCAGAGCCGATTACATCTCCGTCTACATACATGGGACCACCGGAAGTCGGTGACCGTCCCGCGCTAAGTATGATATGGGAGGAATCGGAAGGCAGCAGTAGTAATGGTACTAAAAAGCCGTTGGAACAGAGGAACGTGGATTATAGAGCGTATGAAGACCGGCTATTAAATGAAGACCAGGAAAAAATGGATTCCGTCGAGTCTGCCAAAGAGATTTTCGAAAATATAGAGCAAATGGAGAGAAACATGCGACAGCTGTACGCCGAAGCGCAACTGGATAGTTGGAACGACGAGACAGAAAGAGCGGCAGCTGCTATAGATTTTTATCCAATTAACAAGCCACTCACGTCATCGGTTGGAAACTTACAAAATCGTATGTATCCTTACATGTCTCCGTCCATTCGATCGCTTCCCACTATCCCAAAATGCGAAGAACCCGGGTACAGGTCTCCGACGTTATTTATGGATACAACGTCACAATCAACTTACATGGACGACTCGTATCAGCCACAATCGCCACCCGGTAGTCCACCACCTCCAGCACCCGAGGATCCCGTATTTCCCAGATCAGTGTCATCCGCACTGTCACTGAGCCTGCGTCAATTTCACAATTCCACCAAAGAACTTGATTCGCTTCATCAGTTTCACAATTCCACCAAGGACCTGGACACCATGCACCAATTTCATAATTCCTCCAAAGACTTAGACACGTTACACCAACACCGAACTGGTGCCATAGTCACGGCCAATAAATCCGATTCCGGTCTGTCATCGATGAGTGGCGGGTTGTTGTCCAGTTATGAAAAATCTCCATGTTCACCAGGAAAGCGAGTGTTTGATCAATCATATCAGATCTCGGTGGCTGGTCCATCCGGATTAACGGTAGTAACGTGCGTAACCACTGCATTTGACACCGATTATCCGTACTATGATCGGTCGACAGGAGTGTATTCAACGGCAGGTCAAGGGTATAAATACCAGACTACTAACGCACAACAGTCATCAATATCTAACGTACCGGACCTGTTGGACGTAATGTCGTACAAAGAATACAAAAAACCTACGGATAGACCATATTCTGGTATGACAGATGCGTTAACCTATTATCCAAGTACCATGAACGATACGTATTATGGTAGAGAAAACGACAGGCCGGATAATAATCCTAGGTATAGATATGTGACGACGCCTAACTTTCAGATCCGTTGTGAAGATGACGGTTCAAGAAGGGaagaaaaaacgaaaaaatctaAACGTAATATAATCAAATCAGCCATGAACTCGGTCAGTAGTTCGGTGAGCAATTGGTTTCCCGATGTGCACTTGCCGCAACGGCATCGATCTCATTCACTGCCGGGTGGCTTGGAAAGGGAACCCGATGCGGTTTCCGTACACAGTGAGACAGCAACCACATCAAAACCGCGTAGTTGGAACACACAAAGGCATGGTAgtcgtaagaaaaaaaaatcaattgtgtCTACCATGTCTGGGCTGTTACATAAAACCGCTAAACCTGCCCCTTTTCAGAGCTCCTATTCAATAGCAGATCCGGAATTTGCGGAAAATGAATGGACTGAGTTAAAAGCTGGAGATAGGCCAACGCCACCAGAACCACCACCACCCGTGCAACCACCAGAGTCAGCTAACATTGCCATAGAGCAGCAGGAGGAAGAGGCACAAGAACAGATTAATGAAATTCAGTTACCAGCTGAAATGTTCAATGGCCCGACTAAAGAATTTGCAGTATCCAGAAAGTTGAGTAAATATAGAGAACACTGTAAGCTATCGAATGGAGTGCCAGAAGGGGAATCTTCAGTAATTCCAGTAGAAAAACGTAACAAATCATTAGAAGAACAGCCTGTTAAACCTCACGAAGAGTTTGTGCAGCCAACGAATAATCtaagaaatttcaaaatgtcatcTAGACAAGCAAGTTTAGAGGTACCGTGGGCTGGAAAAGGATCTGCGGACACTGAAGATGATAGTAGAAGTAACCATTCGTGGAGAAGTACATCTAGAATTTCGTCAAGACGGCAAAGTACTGAAGAAAGCATCGATAGTGACGATGAATGGTATTGTTATGAACTAAAACAATTAGAAGAACTAGAGAAAAAAACTCATTTTGAACGGGTATTTGGGCCACCTATGTTACCACCACCCAGTGCTCGAAGTGAATCATCCATACTTATATCTAAAGtagattttaaagaaaaaatgtctaAAGCCATTGAAGACATAAGAAGACAATCAGTAGACGAATCGTTCAACGAGGATGCTTTCGAACAAGAGCAATCCTTGGATACTGTCATTGAAGAGGAATTAATACAAGACGACGGACCTATAAGGTTCAAGTTAATGAAAGTACCGGATACTCCGGGTGGCATTAGAAGGGATCTTCCAGGTCAAGACCTAGACCTGGAACCGGAACAGGAACCGGAACAGGAAACGGAAACGGCCGACGAACAAATGGTCGTTGAAGAGGATGAAAGTCCCGGTACACCGTCATTGCCCaggtttaaatttgataaaaacgaTTTAGTGGATAAAGAAGAGAGTGGCAGTAAATGGAAAATCGTGAAAGCTctcaaagaaaaaaaacccGACGAGATAAACCAGGATATTGGACCTCCACCTACTCCGATTATcgag AATGGAAGAGGGAGCGGCGAAAACATTAATAGAGCGAATgg acacCCTGGAGACAATCCGTTTTATAGCAACATCGACAGCATGCCGGATATTCGACCCAGGAGAAAATCTATCCCTCTTGTCTCGGAACTG ACAATGGCCGCCACAAAAAGAAACGCAGGACTGGCGTCAGGAGTTCCACGTCCTACACTCAACGACGAAGAGCTG AAAATGCACGTGTACAAAAAAGCTCTGCAAGCTCTAATCTATCCAATATCATCGACCACGCCGCATAATTTCGTCTCGTGGACTGCAACTTCACCGACGTATTGTTACGAATGTGAAGGGCTGCTGTGGGGCATCGCCCGGCAAGGGGTACGGTGCACCGAATGCGGGGTCAAGTGCCACGAGAAGTGCAAAGAGCTCTTAAACGCCGACTGTTTGCAAA gAGCGGCCGAAAAAAGTTCCAAACACGGTGCCGAAGATAAAGCGATATCAATTATACAGGCGATGAAGGACAGGATGTTGCAACGTGAACGAGATCATCCAGAGATTTTCGAACTCATCAG AACCATGTTTTCTGTGGAACCTGATATGCATATCGATTCCTTGGAGCAAGCGGAAGCTATCGTTCTTGAAGGCACTTCTAAATGGTCGTGCAAAATCGAAATAACAG TAAAATGTGCTCAAGGGCTCATCGCAAAAGACAAAAGTGGTACATCAGATCCATACGTAACTGTTCAAGTGGGTAAAGTTAAAAAAAGAACGCGAACTATGCCTCAAGAGCTCAATCCTGTTTggaatgaaaaattttattt cGAGTGCCACAATTCTTCGGATCGAATTAAAGTCAGGGTATGGGACGAGGATAATGACCTGAAATCGAGACTCAGGCAAAAATTAACCAGAGAATCGGACGATTTTTTAGGACAAACTATTATcgag GTTCGGACGTTGTCGGGCGAAATGGACGTTTGGTACAATCTCGAAAAAAGGACTGATAAATCGGCGGTATCCGGTGCTATTCGATTACATATCAATGTAGAAATCAAAGGAGAGGAAAAAGTCGCTCCTTACCATATCCAATACACGTGTCTCCACGAAAACCTGTTTCACTCGCTGTGCGAAAACAACGCTGGAATAGTTCACCTACCTCAAGCTAAGGGAGAAGACGGGTGGAAGTTGTACTTTGAATCTCCCGCGCAAGATATTGTCGACGAGTTCGCCATGAGATACGGCATCGAGTCCATTTACCAAGCAATGAC ACACTTCCATTGTCTCTCGACAAAATATTTATGCCCTGGCGTCCCAGCGGTAATGAGTACTTTGTTAGCGAATATCAATGCCTACTATGCACACACAACATCCAGCTCCGCCGTTAGCGCGAGCGACCGTTTTGCAGCATCGAATTTCGGA aaagaaaaattCGTGAAGCTGCTCGATCAACTACATAATTCGCTCAGAATAGATTTATCAATGTATAGAAATAACTTTCCGGCATCCAGTCAAGAAAAATTAATGGATCTTAAATCGACTGTCGATTTGTTGACCAGTATCACATTTTTCAGAATGaag gtacaagaACTTTCAAGTCCACCCAGAGCTAGTACCGTTGTCAAGGACTGCGTCAAAGCATGTCTAAGATCGacttatcaatttttgtttgcTAATTGTTATGATTTATACGGCAGAGAATATCAG actgATCCAAATGAAAAGAGAGATGAAGACACGGGTCCAAAGTTAGATGATTTAGGATTTTGGGATAAGCTTGTGGCACTCGTTGCTTCTGTAATCGAAGAAGATAGAAATAGTTATGCACCCGTTTTGAGTCAATTCCCCGCAGAACTCAATATAGGAcag TTGTCCGCAGCAACAATGTGGAGCTTCTTCGCTGTAGACATGAAGTATGCTCTAGAAGAACATGAAACACACAGACTTTGTAAAACTTCAGCATACATGAACCTACATTTCAAAGTAAAATGGTTGTTTACTAATTATGTAAAAGATGCACCGCCATACAAAGACGCAATTCCCGAGTACCCATCTTGGTTTGAACCGTTTGTAATGCAATGGCTAAATGAAAACGACGACGTGTCGTTGGAATATTTGCATGGAGCTTTCAACAGGGACAAAAAAGATGGG ttTCAAAGAAGTTCGGAGCATGCGTTATTTTCCAACTCAGTGGTGGACGTATTCACTCAGCTTACACAATGTTTTGGGGTCATATCGAAATTGGAATGTCCTGACCCCGAGATATCCAATCGATACATGAAAAGACTTGCTAAGACAATTGTCAAAGTGTTATTGGCATACGTAGACATAGTTCAAAAAGAATTTGACGCTAAAGAGCTGGATGAAAGAAct GCttgtatattaatgaataacatCCAACAACTAAGAGTACAACTAACAAAAATGTTCGAATCAATGGGTGGCAAACAACTGGAAGAAGATGCTACAGATATTCTAAACGACTTACAAACGCAATTATTAAAAGCATTGGATGAACTATCTGGGAAATTCGGAAAAAG TTTGGAACCCCAAATAAAGAAAAGCGTCAAAGAACTTGGTGAGTTATTGCAAAGTATCAAAGGAGGTAGCCAAAATCCACAACAAGTGTCTATGATGGAAGTAGATGAAATATTAAGGCCATTGATGGATCTAATGGATGgctcattatcattatttgctCAAACTTGCGAGAAACCCGTACTAAAACGAATTCTTCGTGAACTGTGGAAACTTGTAATAAGAATATTGGAAAGATCAGTAGTCTTACCACCGATGATGGATAAAAGT atgatATTGAAAAACCTTAGTGAAAACGCTAGATCACTAGCAGCTAATGCTAGAATCGAAGACATGTCCAGATTAATTAGAAACCACATGGCAGGAAAGCAAGACGTTAAAAATGCTCTAACTGGAGTGATG gataTGGAAAAGAACTTGAATACTAAGCAGTGCAGGGTCTTAGAATCTGCACTGAAAACAATTAAGACTTATTTCCACGCCGGTGGAAATGGACTAAAAAAGAAGTATTTAGATAAAAGCTCAGATCTTTTATCTTTGTGCTACGCTTTGTCACTTTACACAAGATCCACAGACGAACTCATCAAGACGTTTGTGTTATCACAATTACATCAAG TTCCACAAAAAAATGACCCATTACCCAGACAACCGTCACTGATGAGTGGTACCGAGGTAAAAGATGAAATGGACGAAATGGATTATGATGAAGATGACGAAACCGAAGAGGAAGAAGCATTAGATGAAGCAGAAGAAGATGTAAAATCAATGGGAAGTCGAATGgaaaaactatttgaaatttCAAGAAGACCATTACAAG